A genomic window from Enoplosus armatus isolate fEnoArm2 chromosome 18, fEnoArm2.hap1, whole genome shotgun sequence includes:
- the LOC139301183 gene encoding alanine--glyoxylate aminotransferase 2, mitochondrial-like, giving the protein MYKLVSSLSGRCAVLTGQSCCRLVLTKFHLASGASCQQSAFKYPPTGVPEMPPCNFQPEEYKGMSKERMMEIRRQNCNPMIMKVTYYKKPVFIHQGHMQWLWDVDGRRYLDLFAGVATVSVGHCHPKVTAAAEQQLKRLWHTTNIYVYPPLHEYCEKLASHLPDPLKVVYLTNSGSEANDLAMLMARLHTGNFDIITFRGSYHGGSPQTMGLTSNAAYKYPIANGLGCTNTMCPDVFRGPWGGSHCRDSPVQTIRECSCAQGHCMANEQYIGQLKETFATSVPSRIAAFFGEPIQGVGGAVQYPKNYLKEAYKLVRERGGVCIADEVQTGFGRTGSHFWGFQGHDVIPDMVTMAKGIGNGFPMGAVVTTPEIAASFAKGVHFNTFGGNPVACAVASSVLDTIKEDGAQQISLNVGTYLMTELAKLRDKYEIIGDVRGKGLQIGVEMVKDKASRDPLSPEAMSEIFEDVKDMGVLIGKGGVYGQTFRIKPPMCITMEDADFFLAVFNKSIHNYMERR; this is encoded by the exons GTGCATCATGTCAGCAATCAGCCTTCAAATACCCTCCCACAGGCGTCCCAGAAATGCCCCCATGCAATTTCCAACCCGAGGAATACAAG GGTATGTCCAAAGAGAGGATGATGGAGATCCGCAGACAGAACTGCAACCCCATGATCATGAAGGTTACCTACTATAAGAAACCAGTGTTCATCCACCAGGGACACATGCAGTGGCTGTGGGATGTGGACGGCAGACGATATCTGGATCTGTTTGCTGGTGTGGCTACTGTCAGTGTGGGCCACTGCCACCC GaaggtgacagcagcagcagagcagcagttgAAGAGACTGTGGCATACTACTAACATCTACGTCTATCCTCCTCTCCATGAGTATTGTGAGAAACTAGCCTCCCACTTACCGGATCCTCTTAAG GTTGTATATCTGACTAACAGCGGCTCAGAAGCCAATGACCTGGCTATGTTGATGGCTCGACTTCACACAGGCAACTTTGACATCATCACTTTCAG AGGATCGTACCACGGTGGCAGCCCACAGACCATGGGTCTTACTTCCAACGCAGCATATAAATACCCCATTGCCAATGGTTTGGGCTGcacaaat ACCATGTGTCCTGATGTGTTCAGAGGTCCGTGGGGAGGAAGCCACTGCAGGGACTCTCCTGTGCAGACCATCAGAGAGTGTAGCTGTGCCCaag GTCATTGCATGGCAAATGAACAATACATTGGACAGCTCAAAGAGACATTTGCTACGAGTGTCCCAAGTCGAATTGCTGCTTTCTTTGGAGAGCCGATTCAG GGAGTCGGAGGAGCTGTGCAGTACCCTAAAAACTACCTCAAGGAGGCTTACAAacttgtgagagagagaggaggggtctGCATTGCTGATGAG GTCCAGACTGGATTTGGGCGGACAGGAAGCCACTTCTGGGGTTTCCAAGGCCATGACGTCATTCCTGATATGGTTACAATGGCAAAGGGCATTGGTAATGGATTCCCAATGGGAGCTGTTGTTACAACACCAG AAATTGCGGCCTCATTTGCCAAGGGGGTTCACTTCAACACCTTTGGAGGAAATCCTGTGGCTTGTGCTGTTGCTTCATCAGTGCTTGAT ACTATCAAAGAGGACGGTGCGCAGCAGATCAGTCTTAATGTGGGCACCTATCTGATGACCGAACTGGCAAAACTCAGAGACAAGTATGAGATCATCGGTGATGTCCGTGGAAAAGGCCTGCAGATCGGTGTGGAAATGGTCAAAGACAAG GCCAGCAGAGACCCGCTGTCTCCTGAGGCCATGAGTGAGATCTTTGAGGACGTCAAGGACATGGGAGTCCTAATAGGGAAAGGAGGAGTCTACGGACAG ACCTTCCGCATCAAACCCCCCATGTGCATCACGATGGAAGATGCAGATTTCTTCCTGGCAGTTTTTAACAAGTCCATCCACAACTACATGGAAAGACGATGA